A genomic segment from Limosilactobacillus sp. encodes:
- a CDS encoding argininosuccinate synthase has translation MAKEKIVLAYSGGLDTSVAIAWLKNKGYDVIACCIDVGEGLDLEAIQKKGESIGAWKSVVIDAKRDFAEQFVLPALQAHAMYEQKYPLVSALSRPLIVQKLVAVANQYGATAIAHGCTGKGNDQVRFEAGIHALAPDMKIEDPIRDWHWSREEEIQYAKDNGILVPITKASPYSIDENLWGRANECGILEDPWVAAPADAYARTKAIEDTPDMPTTLEISFKEGVPTAINGEELSLDQLIMKLDKLAGDNGIGRIDHVENRLVGIKSREIYECPAATVLLAAHKDLEDLTQEREVAHFKPIVEQKMSEIIYNGLWYSPLMKAMVAFIDQTQQVVNGVVRVKLFKGNVVCEGRKSPNSLYDKNLATYTSADEFDQEAATGFIKLWELPDKVYAQVQNKSKQNQAKGVHDAD, from the coding sequence ATGGCAAAAGAAAAAATCGTATTAGCATACTCTGGTGGTTTAGACACGTCAGTCGCAATTGCGTGGCTGAAGAATAAGGGTTATGACGTGATCGCATGTTGTATTGACGTCGGTGAAGGGCTCGATCTGGAAGCCATCCAAAAGAAGGGTGAGTCAATCGGCGCCTGGAAGTCCGTGGTGATCGATGCTAAGCGCGACTTCGCCGAACAATTCGTACTGCCAGCCCTGCAGGCCCACGCCATGTATGAACAAAAATACCCACTGGTATCTGCCCTGTCTCGTCCACTGATCGTGCAGAAATTAGTTGCCGTTGCTAACCAGTACGGGGCGACCGCGATCGCCCATGGTTGCACCGGGAAGGGGAACGACCAAGTTCGTTTTGAAGCCGGCATCCACGCCCTGGCACCCGACATGAAGATCGAGGATCCGATTCGTGACTGGCACTGGTCACGGGAAGAAGAAATTCAATACGCTAAGGACAACGGGATTCTGGTCCCGATCACCAAGGCCAGCCCGTACTCAATCGATGAAAACCTCTGGGGTCGGGCCAATGAATGTGGGATCCTCGAAGATCCATGGGTTGCTGCTCCAGCTGACGCTTACGCCCGGACCAAGGCCATCGAGGATACGCCGGACATGCCAACCACCTTGGAGATTAGCTTCAAAGAAGGGGTCCCAACCGCCATTAACGGCGAAGAATTGTCGCTGGATCAACTGATCATGAAGCTCGACAAGCTCGCTGGCGACAACGGAATTGGCCGGATTGACCACGTCGAAAACCGGCTGGTCGGCATCAAGTCCCGGGAAATCTACGAATGCCCGGCGGCCACGGTCTTACTGGCGGCGCACAAGGACCTCGAAGACCTGACCCAGGAGCGGGAAGTCGCCCACTTCAAGCCGATCGTCGAACAAAAGATGAGCGAGATCATCTACAACGGTCTCTGGTACTCACCATTAATGAAGGCGATGGTTGCCTTCATCGATCAGACCCAGCAGGTTGTGAACGGGGTTGTGCGGGTCAAGCTCTTCAAGGGCAACGTGGTCTGCGAAGGCCGGAAGTCACCAAACTCCCTCTACGACAAGAACCTGGCAACCTACACCTCTGCCGACGAGTTCGACCAGGAAGCTGCGACCGGCTTCATCAAGCTGTGGGAGCTACCGGATAAGGTCTACGCCCAGGTTCAGAACAAGAGCAAGCAGAACCAGGCAAAGGGGGTTCACGATGCCGATTAA
- the argH gene encoding argininosuccinate lyase, translating to MPIKRMWGGRFEQAGDALVDQFGASISFDQEMAKEDIMGSLAHVKMLKATKILSAGDADQIIAGLEKLAKRLEQDGLPFTVENEDIHMNIEALLTKEIGPVAGKLHTGRSRNDQVATDFHLYVKERLPKIVDALQDLQRALVKRAAENVETVMPGYTHMQHAQPISYGHYLMAYFQMFQRDVERFQFNMQHTDLSPLGAAALAGTTFPIDRKLSADYLGFAAPYANSLDAVSDRDFALEFLSNASILMVHLSRLCEEIIYWCSYEFGYIELADSYSTGSSIMPQKKNPDMAELIRGKSGRVFGDLMGLLTVMKGLPLAYNKDMQEDKEGVFDAVKTILPSLKVMTGMIETLTVKKDKMAHATHNDFSNATELADYLATKGIPFRQAHEIVGELVLKGIKTGTNLADISLEDFQKIDPRIEKDVYTVLKPRVAVQRRNSYGGTGFDQVRAQIAAAKQLLAQEKAN from the coding sequence ATGCCGATTAAACGGATGTGGGGCGGCCGGTTCGAGCAGGCGGGAGACGCCCTGGTTGACCAGTTCGGCGCCTCCATTTCCTTTGACCAGGAGATGGCTAAGGAGGATATCATGGGGTCACTGGCCCACGTGAAGATGCTCAAGGCCACCAAAATTCTTTCGGCCGGGGATGCCGACCAGATCATCGCCGGCTTGGAGAAGCTGGCCAAGCGGCTCGAACAGGACGGCCTGCCCTTTACGGTTGAAAATGAAGATATTCATATGAACATCGAGGCCCTCTTGACCAAGGAAATCGGGCCGGTCGCCGGCAAGCTTCACACAGGGCGGAGTCGGAATGACCAGGTGGCTACCGACTTCCATCTCTATGTTAAGGAGCGTCTGCCCAAGATCGTGGATGCGCTGCAGGACTTGCAGCGGGCCCTGGTCAAGCGGGCGGCGGAGAACGTCGAGACGGTCATGCCGGGCTACACCCACATGCAGCACGCCCAGCCGATCTCCTACGGCCACTATCTAATGGCCTACTTCCAGATGTTCCAGCGGGACGTCGAGCGTTTCCAGTTCAACATGCAGCACACCGACCTATCGCCGCTGGGGGCGGCCGCCCTGGCCGGGACGACCTTCCCAATTGACCGGAAGCTGAGCGCGGACTACCTGGGCTTTGCGGCGCCCTACGCCAATTCCTTAGACGCCGTGTCCGACCGGGACTTTGCCCTAGAGTTCTTGAGCAACGCCAGCATCCTGATGGTCCACCTGTCACGGCTGTGCGAGGAGATCATCTACTGGTGCTCCTACGAGTTCGGCTACATCGAGCTGGCCGACTCCTATTCGACGGGGAGCTCGATCATGCCGCAGAAGAAGAATCCAGACATGGCGGAACTGATCCGGGGCAAGTCCGGCCGGGTCTTCGGTGACCTGATGGGGCTCTTAACGGTGATGAAGGGCCTGCCGCTGGCCTACAATAAGGACATGCAGGAGGACAAGGAAGGGGTCTTCGATGCGGTCAAGACGATCCTGCCGAGCCTGAAGGTGATGACGGGGATGATCGAAACCCTGACGGTCAAGAAGGACAAGATGGCCCACGCTACCCACAACGACTTCTCCAACGCCACCGAGCTGGCCGACTACCTGGCTACTAAGGGAATCCCGTTCCGGCAGGCGCACGAGATCGTCGGGGAACTGGTGCTAAAGGGGATCAAGACCGGCACCAACCTCGCCGATATTTCATTGGAAGACTTTCAAAAGATCGATCCGCGGATTGAAAAGGACGTTTACACGGTCCTCAAGCCGCGGGTGGCCGTTCAACGGCGGAATTCATACGGCGGGACCGGCTTTGACCAGGTCCGGGCCCAGATTGCGGCGGCCAAGCAGCTGCTCGCCCAAGAAAAAGCAAATTAG
- a CDS encoding IS30 family transposase — MTHLNDTMSTILLTTHKKNAHLTKEERMMIATLKSQGLSNRAIGRQLGVNHQTINNELNRGTVRQLRRQKSNGKIYEYSYYIYSYEAGQATYLEHHRHSGRRRLYYSSKQFLRLADQLMLGEFDDHHYSPQAVIYKARDLMNDGTLIPKSVVTLYQWINEGVLRTSNLDLFEKPKRKHHQTHPQAKRCLGPNIAQRPQTADQRSEIGHWELDTVQGQKNGNDSVVLVMTDRLSRVNITSKIAGKTAHAVNQFFINLRQKMGTDAYYRIFKTITSDNGSEFSELTQVHDHVFYADPYSPWERGSNEINNRFLRKEITKGEAINNYSSAQIIATNDWMNHYPRAMFNGHSSMDIYRKAFYQEISQLHQPIINWSVLFI, encoded by the coding sequence ATGACGCACTTAAATGATACCATGTCTACTATTTTATTGACTACTCATAAAAAGAATGCTCATCTTACTAAAGAAGAACGTATGATGATTGCGACTTTAAAGTCGCAAGGACTTTCCAATCGCGCAATTGGTCGCCAATTAGGAGTTAATCATCAAACAATTAATAACGAGCTCAACCGTGGTACGGTCCGCCAACTTCGTCGTCAAAAATCTAATGGTAAGATTTACGAATATTCTTACTACATCTATAGTTATGAAGCTGGTCAGGCCACATATCTTGAACATCACCGCCATTCTGGTCGTCGTCGCTTATATTATTCTTCAAAGCAATTTTTACGATTAGCTGATCAGCTAATGCTTGGTGAGTTTGACGACCACCATTACTCCCCACAAGCGGTTATTTATAAGGCTCGAGATTTAATGAATGATGGCACCCTGATCCCAAAGTCGGTTGTAACTTTATATCAATGGATTAATGAGGGTGTGCTTCGTACGTCCAATTTAGACCTCTTTGAAAAACCTAAACGTAAGCATCATCAAACTCATCCGCAAGCTAAAAGGTGCTTAGGGCCTAATATTGCTCAACGACCTCAAACTGCGGACCAACGGTCCGAAATTGGCCATTGGGAACTGGATACAGTTCAGGGACAGAAAAACGGTAATGACAGTGTTGTACTAGTAATGACTGATCGCCTTTCACGAGTTAATATCACGAGTAAAATTGCTGGTAAAACTGCGCATGCAGTAAATCAGTTCTTTATAAATTTGCGCCAGAAAATGGGCACAGATGCTTACTATCGCATTTTTAAGACAATAACCTCTGACAACGGTTCAGAATTTAGTGAGTTAACACAAGTTCACGATCATGTTTTCTATGCTGATCCGTATTCCCCTTGGGAACGTGGATCCAATGAGATCAATAACCGGTTTCTCCGCAAGGAGATTACCAAAGGTGAAGCTATAAATAACTATAGTAGTGCTCAGATCATAGCGACTAATGATTGGATGAATCACTATCCACGAGCTATGTTTAATGGACATTCGTCAATGGATATCTATCGTAAGGCCTTCTACCAAGAGATATCACAGCTCCATCAACCAATAATCAATTGGTCAGTATTATTTATTTGA
- the pnuC gene encoding nicotinamide riboside transporter PnuC, whose protein sequence is MTNTEHGWLFNQLFIKWKKFEVIYVTILLVLQIGVYLIAPDSWVGMLSGVFGTLALVYGMKGRKITFIFGFIQCIAMTYVAWQSHTWGTFVMDIIYVISQPIGWFMWGNDDATKRFSPKVRKYVFAGVVVAYFVGWYVIGLFNGQLPYFDSFNLVVSFIAQLLYVLKYQENWSLWIWVNTANIIYWIILAIRYKMGVHIGTFGGDLSQIALQAALLFNSSYATKVWASGEADNEGGTTK, encoded by the coding sequence ATGACAAATACAGAACACGGCTGGCTATTTAACCAGCTATTTATAAAGTGGAAGAAATTCGAGGTAATTTATGTAACAATCCTGTTAGTGCTACAAATTGGGGTTTACCTGATTGCTCCTGACAGCTGGGTCGGGATGTTGTCTGGTGTCTTCGGAACGTTAGCCTTAGTTTACGGGATGAAGGGACGGAAGATTACGTTTATCTTCGGCTTCATTCAGTGTATTGCCATGACTTATGTTGCCTGGCAAAGTCATACTTGGGGAACATTCGTAATGGACATTATTTATGTGATTTCACAACCGATTGGCTGGTTTATGTGGGGAAATGATGACGCCACGAAGCGTTTTAGCCCGAAAGTACGGAAGTATGTTTTCGCTGGCGTCGTCGTTGCATACTTTGTTGGTTGGTATGTAATTGGCCTCTTTAATGGTCAGTTACCGTACTTCGATTCATTTAACCTCGTTGTTAGCTTTATTGCCCAGTTGCTTTACGTTTTGAAGTACCAGGAAAACTGGTCACTGTGGATCTGGGTAAATACTGCTAATATCATTTATTGGATTATTTTGGCAATTCGGTACAAGATGGGTGTCCACATTGGAACTTTTGGTGGCGACCTATCGCAAATTGCCTTACAAGCAGCCTTGCTGTTCAACTCCTCATACGCAACCAAGGTGTGGGCAAGTGGTGAAGCCGATAATGAAGGTGGAACTACTAAGTAA
- a CDS encoding cysteine hydrolase family protein produces MTKALLIIDYTNDFVADNGALTCGKPAQELEDYLVQLANRFYQNDDYVIFPTDAHCGDRFSPEAKLFPPHNMVGTPGQQLYGKVNDWFEQHQASDRVYQFNKNRYSSFQNTNLDNYLRERKIDNLWIAGVCTDICVLHTAIAAYNLNYQITIPVKGVATFTKHGQEWALDHFKNSLGATLV; encoded by the coding sequence ATGACTAAAGCATTATTAATTATTGATTATACAAACGATTTTGTCGCTGACAATGGTGCGCTTACTTGTGGCAAGCCAGCGCAGGAATTAGAAGATTATTTGGTTCAGCTGGCCAACCGTTTTTACCAAAATGACGACTACGTAATTTTCCCGACTGATGCCCATTGTGGGGACCGGTTTAGTCCAGAAGCTAAACTCTTCCCGCCACATAACATGGTCGGTACGCCTGGTCAACAGCTATACGGCAAGGTTAATGACTGGTTTGAACAACATCAGGCCAGTGACCGGGTTTACCAGTTTAATAAGAACCGCTATTCATCATTTCAAAATACTAATCTTGATAACTACCTGCGGGAACGAAAAATTGATAACTTGTGGATTGCAGGCGTTTGCACCGATATCTGTGTCCTGCACACCGCAATTGCCGCCTATAATTTGAACTACCAGATTACGATTCCGGTTAAGGGGGTCGCCACCTTTACCAAGCATGGTCAGGAGTGGGCGCTTGACCATTTTAAAAATTCACTGGGTGCGACGCTGGTTTAA
- a CDS encoding nicotinate phosphoribosyltransferase, which translates to MKHELLTDLYEFSMANGYYQTLPHDKQARFDVFYRKAPDDGSFVISAGLMQVIDEVKNWHFSTDDIAYLRSLNHFSDDFLFYLTAAHNRCSIKAIPEGTPVFPQEPILSISGPLIDVQLLETLILNIINHQSLIATKAWQITSVTGGRPVMEFGARRAQGPDAAIYGARAAIIGGCSSTSNVLAAKRFNLPAAGTMAHAWIESFPDELTAFRAWAKIYPDNAALLVDTYDVVNSGVPNAIKVFKELRAAGHEPVGIRIDSGDIAQLATKARKMMDEAGFTNAKITASNALDAHIVKSLLDEGAPLDNFGIGDRLITSSSSPVLSGVYKMSALENDGKWVPKIKISNSREKITLPGNKQVYRLYDKHDPQHAVADVIALADEQIGTEIAAINADVHVTRNKVILTDFIAKPLLKQVLTLEKAAPIETDTFAIQHFAQTELAQLPAATKRLLNPDRFPVYLTKRLADLQQKLVDEAQK; encoded by the coding sequence ATGAAGCATGAATTATTAACCGACCTGTATGAGTTTTCAATGGCCAACGGTTATTATCAAACACTTCCCCACGATAAGCAGGCGCGCTTCGACGTCTTTTACCGTAAGGCGCCCGATGATGGCAGTTTTGTGATTAGTGCTGGATTGATGCAAGTAATTGATGAAGTTAAGAACTGGCACTTTTCAACTGATGACATTGCTTATCTGCGGTCCCTTAACCACTTTAGTGACGACTTTCTCTTTTACCTGACGGCAGCTCACAACCGCTGCTCAATTAAGGCAATCCCAGAAGGCACGCCAGTCTTCCCACAGGAACCAATCCTTAGTATTAGTGGCCCACTAATTGATGTCCAACTTCTCGAAACCCTGATCTTAAACATCATTAACCACCAATCATTGATTGCAACGAAGGCATGGCAGATCACCAGCGTTACTGGCGGACGCCCAGTAATGGAATTTGGTGCACGACGGGCGCAGGGGCCTGATGCCGCAATATATGGTGCGCGGGCTGCCATTATTGGTGGGTGCAGTAGTACCTCCAATGTGCTAGCTGCCAAGCGGTTTAACCTTCCGGCGGCGGGGACGATGGCCCACGCCTGGATTGAAAGCTTTCCTGATGAATTAACGGCCTTTCGTGCCTGGGCAAAAATTTACCCTGACAATGCTGCCCTGTTAGTTGATACCTACGATGTGGTTAACTCTGGGGTACCGAACGCAATTAAAGTCTTTAAGGAATTGCGGGCAGCTGGCCACGAACCGGTTGGTATCCGCATCGATTCTGGTGATATTGCCCAGTTGGCAACCAAGGCCCGGAAGATGATGGACGAGGCTGGTTTTACCAACGCTAAGATTACTGCTTCAAACGCCCTTGATGCCCACATTGTTAAGTCATTGCTTGATGAAGGGGCACCACTGGATAACTTTGGGATCGGTGATCGACTAATTACCAGTTCATCCAGTCCAGTATTAAGCGGTGTTTATAAAATGTCGGCACTAGAAAATGATGGCAAATGGGTGCCAAAGATCAAGATTAGTAATAGTCGCGAAAAGATTACGCTCCCTGGGAATAAGCAGGTTTACCGGCTCTACGATAAGCATGATCCCCAACACGCTGTTGCCGATGTAATTGCCCTGGCTGACGAGCAGATTGGAACCGAAATTGCGGCAATCAATGCTGACGTTCACGTCACCCGGAATAAAGTGATTTTAACCGACTTCATTGCTAAGCCACTGCTTAAGCAAGTTTTGACACTGGAAAAAGCGGCGCCAATTGAAACCGACACTTTTGCCATCCAGCATTTTGCGCAGACCGAATTAGCACAGCTGCCGGCGGCTACTAAGCGGTTGCTTAATCCGGACCGCTTCCCGGTTTATTTAACCAAGCGGTTAGCTGACTTGCAACAAAAGCTGGTTGATGAGGCACAAAAATAA
- a CDS encoding NUDIX hydrolase: MADKVVARPLITIANIIWSFNPLTHLPQVLLVKRAYPPFEGHWALPETLLRRDESADAACIRLIKDKIGVRLSNSATEQLATFTDPDRVSGERALAIAYMTFLPTMPQLRAGYGATEVGWFSLNFDHGKFILQNGDLVLSLATGSALAFDHHQIINTAIVRIKNKLDYQPTILQILGPTFTLRQAREVYATFRQTTVDQIDNSNFKKTHQKLFKEVGTAATKRSGRPPKLFKLVLPYV; this comes from the coding sequence ATGGCTGACAAAGTTGTTGCGCGTCCGCTAATTACGATTGCAAATATTATTTGGAGTTTTAATCCCCTGACCCATTTACCACAAGTCCTGCTGGTCAAACGGGCTTATCCGCCATTTGAGGGCCACTGGGCTTTACCAGAAACCCTATTGCGGCGGGATGAAAGTGCTGACGCTGCCTGTATCCGCCTGATTAAGGATAAAATTGGTGTTCGTCTATCAAACAGTGCTACCGAACAGTTGGCAACCTTCACCGATCCCGACCGGGTAAGCGGTGAGCGGGCCTTGGCGATTGCCTACATGACTTTCTTACCGACAATGCCGCAACTGAGGGCCGGGTACGGAGCAACCGAAGTCGGGTGGTTTAGTCTTAACTTTGACCACGGGAAGTTTATCTTGCAAAATGGTGACTTAGTTTTGAGTTTGGCTACAGGGTCGGCGCTAGCATTTGACCACCACCAAATTATTAATACGGCCATTGTACGAATTAAAAATAAACTGGACTACCAGCCAACCATTTTACAGATCTTAGGACCAACTTTTACCCTTCGGCAAGCCCGCGAAGTTTATGCTACTTTCCGCCAAACAACGGTCGATCAAATTGATAATTCTAATTTTAAAAAGACCCACCAAAAACTGTTTAAGGAAGTTGGTACCGCCGCAACAAAGCGGTCAGGCCGGCCACCAAAGTTATTTAAACTGGTACTACCTTACGTCTAA
- a CDS encoding transposase, with amino-acid sequence MNWNQGSLLNCLHCYSRRNFQYHWLSNQDVVERLLDFSPDLRAAYEYYQDLIATISDRSQTLLDQLIKRNNLPNVMRRVKRTLAKHRQEIIASFYTRLTTGPIEGTNNKIKVIKRTAYGYRNFFHFRIRILISLKTSNLVIRELSKKRTRPIAKVA; translated from the coding sequence TTGAACTGGAATCAAGGATCCTTACTTAATTGCCTACACTGTTATTCCCGACGTAACTTCCAATATCACTGGTTATCCAATCAAGATGTCGTCGAACGGCTGCTCGATTTCTCTCCAGATCTAAGGGCTGCCTACGAATACTATCAAGACTTAATAGCTACGATTAGTGACCGCAGTCAGACTTTGTTAGATCAGCTAATTAAGCGGAATAATCTACCAAACGTTATGAGACGAGTTAAGCGAACCCTCGCCAAGCACCGCCAGGAGATTATTGCCAGCTTTTACACCCGACTAACCACCGGTCCGATCGAAGGTACCAACAATAAAATTAAAGTCATCAAGCGAACTGCATATGGCTATCGCAACTTCTTCCATTTTCGGATTAGGATTCTTATTTCGTTGAAGACTTCTAATCTCGTGATTCGTGAATTATCAAAAAAGAGAACTAGACCAATAGCCAAGGTGGCTTAG
- a CDS encoding recombinase family protein, which produces MALVFYARVSSKGQNLDRQLARAKEVKADKVFTDKLSGKNTDRPSLEQMFDYIREGDIVEVISLDRLSRNYDDIQHLVQRLKDKKVKLVVDDLPQTNTGNELVDQFMLDMMVNLMGFVAQNEREKIHERQRQGISEAKRKGVYKGRPKKYASESKNREGRLVYEKVYEAITSGNYKSKAQLAREVGLSRQQLYRIIRSINDQSK; this is translated from the coding sequence ATGGCATTAGTTTTTTACGCAAGAGTGAGCTCAAAAGGTCAGAATCTGGATCGTCAACTAGCAAGAGCAAAGGAAGTAAAGGCTGATAAAGTTTTCACCGATAAGTTAAGTGGGAAGAATACTGATAGGCCAAGTTTGGAACAAATGTTCGATTATATTCGTGAAGGCGATATTGTTGAGGTGATCAGTCTTGATCGTTTAAGTCGTAATTACGATGATATTCAGCACCTTGTTCAGCGATTAAAGGACAAAAAAGTTAAATTGGTTGTTGATGATCTGCCGCAAACTAATACAGGCAATGAGCTTGTGGATCAGTTTATGCTGGACATGATGGTCAATCTTATGGGGTTTGTCGCTCAAAATGAACGTGAAAAAATACATGAACGGCAGCGTCAGGGCATCTCTGAGGCAAAACGAAAAGGGGTTTATAAGGGTAGACCAAAAAAATATGCGTCTGAGAGCAAAAATAGGGAGGGCAGATTGGTATATGAGAAGGTTTATGAAGCTATCACCTCTGGTAATTACAAAAGCAAGGCTCAACTAGCACGTGAAGTTGGACTCTCACGCCAACAATTGTATCGGATCATTAGATCTATTAACGATCAGAGTAAGTAA